A region of Catenibacterium mitsuokai DNA encodes the following proteins:
- a CDS encoding copper homeostasis protein CutC produces MIEVCCGSYKDGLRAYKGGATRIELNSALYLGGLTPSVASLKLLKRETTLTIICMVRPRGAGFTYDEIEYKQMLLEAEDLLENGADGLAFGFLKSDHTIDEKRTREFVELIHKYHRTAVFHRAFDCCDDLDHAMTQLIELGIDRVLTSGGQPTAIDGADKIKSLQENYGKDIEILAGSGVNYNNASSLMEHTGISQVHSSCKDYEEDPTTSGKSVTYSYYTGTHANDYESVDQENVEKLVSSLQNK; encoded by the coding sequence ATGATTGAAGTATGCTGTGGAAGCTATAAGGATGGCTTACGTGCTTATAAGGGTGGTGCCACACGCATTGAACTAAACAGTGCCCTTTATTTAGGTGGTTTAACACCTTCTGTGGCTTCATTAAAACTCTTAAAAAGAGAAACAACATTAACTATTATTTGTATGGTTAGACCTCGTGGTGCTGGTTTTACTTATGATGAAATAGAATATAAACAGATGTTATTAGAAGCAGAAGACCTATTAGAAAATGGTGCAGATGGCCTCGCTTTTGGCTTTTTAAAGAGTGATCATACAATTGACGAAAAGCGTACAAGAGAATTTGTAGAACTTATTCATAAATACCATCGTACGGCTGTATTCCATCGTGCCTTTGACTGCTGTGATGATTTAGATCATGCTATGACTCAATTAATTGAACTTGGCATTGATCGTGTTTTGACAAGTGGTGGTCAGCCAACTGCGATAGATGGAGCAGATAAAATCAAATCATTACAAGAAAATTATGGTAAGGATATTGAAATTCTTGCAGGAAGTGGTGTGAACTATAATAATGCATCCTCTTTAATGGAACATACAGGTATCTCTCAGGTACATTCTTCTTGTAAGGATTATGAAGAAGATCCTACAACTTCAGGCAAGTCTGTCACTTATAGCTATTATACGGGCACACATGCTAATGATTATGAAAGTGTGGACCAGGAAAATGTCGAAAAACTTGTCAGCAGCCTACAAAACAAATAA
- a CDS encoding DEAD/DEAH box helicase, whose amino-acid sequence MAPKITIQTTKKVVPIIYCYTTPEIARHNGWVKIGYSEQDAEKRIGQQTHTADIEYHIEWSKNATFDDGSGELFKDSDFHAYLVKCGIKRQKGTEWFQISPTEAKSKLDEFRENRGIKKADSVIPYRLRNEQNEAVERAQDYFTLHERGEFLYNAKPRFGKTLTVYDLAKRMCLEKVLIVTNRPAIANSWYEDYCKFLGAESGFSFVSEVDALKTQPHVLSRKQYTDELIKGNVGENCIEFVSLQDLKGSVYFGGHFNKLEEVAHMEWDMLVIDEAHEGVDTYKTDIAFDHIKRKHTLHLSGTPFKALANEKFPANAIYNWTYADEQRAKANWKSVDGDPNPYENLPQLNMYTYQMSEIIREELSQGVEVNGETEEYAFDLNEFFATNERGFFVHNSSVDRFLDAMTMQTKFPFSTPELRDELKHTLWLLNRVDSAKALAKKLEKHPVFKDYKVVLAAGDGRLDEEDEVLKSFDKVKDAIETYDKTITLSVGQLTTGVTIPEWTAVMMLSSIKSPGLYMQAAFRAQNPCLFSNGSEFFRKKDAYVFDFDPARTLIIFEAFANDLSSSTSGGKGDTGTREDHVRELLNFFPVIGEDEDGEMIALDAAKVLSIPRKIKSKEVVRRGFMSDFLFQNISNVFRAPQAVIDMIQQMDPAKDPGPLAGVTPSTGKELDINKDGEVELPDEMVIGEATELFGEKIFDNVDVHDTLNDIIESTPDKPLTKTDIEAQKQLEQLKKAFKEQVTKPIMDTATQKYGDDMSSHAAKKIENKINTVAESTLEYEFGSYQVEQKALEADRQNEIAAATSEEEVIEINNTFDKKQKEASEAFKERMGKTIDTMVKDAGETVVRDVETEKKEKTKRTIEDSIKDHLRGFSRTIPSFLMAYGDDDTTLETFDQIIPDQVFVDVTSITLEQFRFLRDGGDYPDEETGATEHFEGHLFDPIVFNDSVKEFLGLKVKLADYFDVANEEDIFDYIPPQKTNQIFTPKPTVKDMVDRLEGENPGCFDDPDKTFVDLYMKSGMYVTEIVKRLYQSDRMKALYPDRKERLNHIFAEQVYGLAPTEIIYRICLAYIMGFSDEITIKKHNIRLCDALEYAKNGTLEEKLEELFPELANKEGC is encoded by the coding sequence ATGGCACCTAAAATTACTATTCAAACCACAAAAAAAGTTGTGCCAATTATTTATTGCTACACAACTCCTGAAATTGCCCGTCATAACGGTTGGGTAAAAATTGGTTATTCAGAACAAGATGCTGAGAAACGTATCGGTCAGCAAACACATACAGCAGATATTGAATATCATATTGAATGGTCGAAAAATGCAACATTCGATGATGGATCTGGGGAACTTTTTAAAGACTCAGACTTCCACGCATATCTTGTGAAATGTGGTATTAAACGTCAGAAAGGTACAGAATGGTTCCAAATTAGTCCTACTGAGGCTAAATCTAAACTTGATGAATTTCGTGAGAATAGAGGTATTAAGAAGGCTGACAGTGTTATTCCATACCGACTTCGTAATGAACAAAATGAAGCTGTTGAACGTGCACAAGATTATTTCACACTTCATGAACGTGGCGAATTTCTTTATAATGCAAAACCTCGTTTTGGAAAAACTTTAACGGTATATGACCTTGCTAAGAGAATGTGTCTTGAAAAGGTTCTTATTGTTACGAATCGTCCTGCTATTGCTAACAGTTGGTATGAAGATTACTGCAAGTTCCTCGGTGCGGAATCCGGGTTTTCATTTGTTAGTGAAGTAGACGCATTAAAAACACAACCACATGTGTTATCAAGAAAACAATATACAGACGAGTTGATTAAAGGAAATGTTGGAGAAAATTGTATTGAATTTGTTTCTCTACAAGATTTGAAAGGCTCTGTGTACTTTGGTGGACACTTCAATAAGCTTGAAGAAGTAGCCCATATGGAATGGGATATGCTTGTTATTGATGAAGCCCATGAAGGTGTTGATACATATAAAACAGATATTGCGTTTGACCATATTAAGAGAAAACATACATTGCACCTTTCTGGTACACCATTTAAAGCTCTTGCAAACGAGAAGTTCCCGGCAAACGCTATTTATAACTGGACTTATGCTGATGAACAAAGGGCAAAAGCAAACTGGAAATCAGTAGATGGTGATCCGAACCCTTATGAGAATCTGCCTCAGCTGAATATGTACACATATCAGATGAGTGAAATTATTCGAGAAGAACTTAGTCAAGGTGTGGAAGTGAATGGTGAAACTGAAGAATATGCATTTGATTTAAATGAGTTCTTTGCAACAAATGAACGTGGATTCTTTGTCCATAACAGTTCAGTAGATAGATTCTTAGATGCTATGACAATGCAGACTAAGTTCCCATTCTCTACTCCGGAGCTTAGAGATGAATTAAAACACACATTATGGCTTCTTAACCGTGTAGATAGTGCAAAGGCACTAGCTAAGAAACTTGAAAAACACCCTGTATTTAAGGATTATAAAGTAGTTCTTGCCGCAGGTGATGGACGTCTGGATGAAGAAGACGAGGTGTTAAAATCCTTCGACAAGGTAAAAGATGCTATCGAAACTTATGATAAAACGATTACGCTTTCTGTAGGTCAGTTAACGACTGGTGTAACTATTCCAGAATGGACTGCAGTAATGATGCTTTCTAGCATCAAGAGCCCTGGATTATATATGCAGGCAGCGTTTAGAGCACAAAATCCTTGTTTGTTCTCAAACGGTAGTGAATTCTTCCGTAAGAAAGATGCTTACGTATTTGACTTTGACCCAGCAAGAACATTGATTATCTTTGAAGCATTTGCTAATGACTTGTCTTCTAGTACTTCTGGTGGAAAAGGAGATACAGGCACTCGTGAAGACCATGTACGAGAATTATTGAATTTCTTCCCTGTAATCGGAGAAGATGAAGATGGCGAAATGATTGCATTAGATGCAGCTAAAGTATTGTCTATCCCAAGAAAAATCAAATCAAAAGAAGTGGTCCGCAGAGGATTTATGAGCGACTTCCTGTTCCAGAATATCAGCAATGTATTCCGTGCGCCTCAGGCTGTTATTGATATGATTCAGCAAATGGATCCAGCAAAAGATCCAGGACCGCTTGCGGGAGTTACCCCTTCTACAGGTAAGGAATTGGATATCAATAAAGATGGCGAAGTTGAATTACCAGATGAAATGGTTATTGGAGAAGCAACAGAGCTTTTTGGAGAGAAGATTTTTGATAATGTTGATGTACATGATACTTTAAACGATATCATCGAATCCACTCCGGATAAGCCTCTAACAAAAACAGATATTGAAGCACAGAAACAGCTTGAACAGTTGAAAAAAGCTTTTAAAGAACAGGTTACTAAGCCTATTATGGATACAGCAACACAGAAATATGGAGATGACATGTCATCTCATGCTGCGAAAAAGATTGAAAACAAGATCAATACAGTGGCGGAGTCTACTCTTGAATATGAATTCGGTAGCTATCAGGTAGAACAAAAAGCCCTTGAAGCAGACAGACAAAATGAGATTGCTGCGGCAACATCTGAAGAAGAAGTTATTGAAATCAATAACACCTTCGATAAGAAGCAAAAAGAGGCTTCTGAGGCTTTTAAAGAACGAATGGGTAAAACTATCGACACTATGGTAAAAGACGCTGGAGAGACCGTTGTACGTGATGTGGAGACTGAAAAGAAGGAAAAGACTAAACGTACTATTGAAGATTCAATTAAAGACCATTTACGTGGCTTCTCACGAACTATTCCGTCATTCTTAATGGCATATGGTGATGATGATACCACGCTTGAGACGTTCGATCAGATTATTCCGGACCAGGTATTCGTTGATGTGACGAGCATCACCCTTGAACAGTTTAGATTCCTTCGCGATGGCGGTGATTACCCGGATGAGGAAACTGGAGCAACAGAGCACTTTGAGGGGCATCTGTTTGATCCAATTGTATTTAATGACTCTGTGAAAGAATTCCTTGGTCTTAAGGTTAAACTTGCGGATTACTTTGATGTAGCTAATGAAGAAGATATCTTTGATTACATTCCACCACAAAAGACGAACCAAATCTTCACACCTAAGCCTACGGTGAAGGACATGGTTGACCGTCTTGAAGGAGAAAACCCTGGTTGCTTTGATGATCCTGATAAAACATTTGTTGACCTTTATATGAAGTCTGGTATGTATGTTACAGAAATTGTGAAACGTCTGTATCAGAGTGATCGTATGAAAGCTCTATATCCAGACAGAAAAGAGCGTTTGAATCATATCTTCGCTGAACAGGTATATGGCCTTGCTCCAACAGAGATTATTTATAGAATCTGTTTGGCGTACATCATGGGATTCAGTGACGAAATTACGATTAAAAAACATAATATCAGGCTTTGTGATGCGCTAGAATACGCTAAAAACGGTACTCTTGAAGAGAAGCTAGAGGAATTATTTCCAGAACTTGCAAACAAGGAGGGATGCTAA
- a CDS encoding recombinase family protein, with protein sequence MSEWWLFRNTRIENINEQYEIARKHLPDTTHWLGSEHNYFYIKCCDVARSVYSDSDTFKGDISPRRPIQSGDTLYVANIYVLGGTLPKIQKTLKLLQDKQIHLRIPSLEYDDKDDTHDHELLSGTLSQIHNYRQAQPIEQLPGHRKASGRPKRRISLMSLQRKEFDVIEQYCLHKITERQAMKLLAGKLPDNKPITRYIFRKLVDEYRKMFPDSGEIDADQYNV encoded by the coding sequence ATGAGCGAGTGGTGGCTGTTTCGTAATACGCGAATCGAAAATATAAACGAACAATACGAAATAGCACGCAAACATTTGCCAGATACAACCCACTGGCTCGGCTCAGAACACAACTACTTCTACATAAAATGTTGCGACGTGGCTCGTTCTGTCTATTCGGACAGCGACACATTTAAGGGCGATATTTCACCACGTCGCCCTATTCAAAGTGGCGATACGTTATATGTAGCAAATATCTATGTACTTGGCGGCACCTTGCCCAAAATACAAAAAACACTAAAACTCCTTCAAGACAAACAGATCCACCTGCGAATCCCATCGCTTGAATATGACGACAAAGATGATACCCACGACCATGAGCTATTATCCGGAACACTTAGCCAAATCCATAACTATCGTCAGGCGCAGCCTATCGAGCAGCTTCCTGGTCACAGGAAAGCTTCTGGAAGACCGAAACGTCGTATATCACTAATGAGCTTACAGCGAAAAGAATTTGATGTCATAGAACAATATTGCCTGCACAAGATCACTGAACGCCAAGCGATGAAATTATTGGCAGGTAAGCTTCCGGATAATAAACCCATTACTCGTTACATATTTCGAAAATTAGTTGATGAATACAGGAAAATGTTCCCAGATTCGGGCGAGATCGATGCTGATCAATATAATGTATAA
- a CDS encoding YitT family protein, which translates to MSKNLSAAYKTNKRYIITFFAVFFSALLQTFVLQTFLNPSDLLSSGFTGIAILINRISMLYGYSLSISTLVIVLNLPVAIVCYKTIGKKFVFFSFLQVIFFSIFTRVLSFDPLFDDVILNVCFGGFLYGFAIAM; encoded by the coding sequence ATGTCGAAAAACTTGTCAGCAGCCTACAAAACAAATAAAAGATATATTATTACTTTCTTTGCGGTGTTCTTTTCGGCACTCTTACAGACATTTGTTCTTCAGACGTTTTTGAATCCTTCTGACCTTTTATCAAGTGGTTTTACCGGTATTGCGATTTTAATTAATCGTATCAGCATGCTTTATGGATATTCATTATCTATTTCCACGCTTGTGATTGTACTGAATCTACCTGTCGCAATTGTATGTTATAAGACAATAGGTAAGAAATTTGTTTTCTTCTCTTTCTTACAAGTTATCTTCTTCAGTATTTTCACAAGGGTATTATCATTTGATCCATTATTTGATGATGTGATCTTGAATGTCTGTTTTGGTGGATTTCTTTATGGCTTTGCGATTGCGATGTGA
- a CDS encoding AAA family ATPase, with protein MERLKCNLTFRELRKDENLYDDVDLTAGSMVDAQYRRVAGYEDNPDVCALPKMPSVRDILALGMVNPPGYDREQVEKMSTAEKLAAIEDIDMAMIPLGIHVDVARTIWKFLDRRYKGADVMISANEDEKAYGKGSFGRAIVLYQKLEAPSPIGFLLHGKTGCGKTMAVNLACRMYPNVIYHEFEDCSYVQIPIVMVTALRKDIRDVFESIAAAFDRFLDTGDYHRRRAVGAKSISATEGLVKKWIELYHVGLIIVDEVQFLDFSPKKKNIEDIVSITQATGVQFGLIGNDDGYRAVLEYDRLNRRVAKNIINADEVTKNNVRLFENAIKTLWRYQFGNVESPFTTEIEELLMYHSSRNIALLKYIVITIQTKDVIEKRMEPIDVPFIEKTIGRDMETLRKLLADPDDPEDAQYHEYITKLYARQAKEVAAENDEEKGRLFDMMAAGELTRKREAVRSRAFQSISDTSNYTETQINRAIRQAIDKEPDILDHPSKFLAQKAMEILKKANAKVKRKNTATANQAKKGKSDAATIDRETSQGLTALKKAMNE; from the coding sequence ATGGAGAGACTGAAATGTAATTTAACATTCCGTGAACTTAGAAAAGATGAAAATCTTTATGATGATGTAGACCTGACCGCGGGGAGCATGGTAGATGCGCAGTACCGCAGAGTCGCCGGATATGAAGATAATCCTGATGTATGCGCATTGCCGAAGATGCCTTCGGTAAGGGATATCCTGGCTCTTGGAATGGTGAATCCTCCGGGATACGACAGAGAACAGGTAGAAAAAATGAGTACTGCTGAAAAATTAGCCGCAATAGAAGACATTGACATGGCAATGATTCCACTTGGAATTCATGTAGATGTAGCCCGTACAATCTGGAAGTTTTTGGACCGCAGATATAAAGGGGCTGACGTCATGATTTCCGCAAACGAAGATGAGAAAGCGTATGGGAAAGGAAGCTTTGGACGTGCTATCGTTCTGTATCAGAAGCTGGAGGCCCCAAGCCCGATTGGATTTCTGCTTCATGGGAAGACCGGATGCGGAAAGACTATGGCTGTGAACTTAGCGTGTCGCATGTATCCTAATGTAATCTATCATGAGTTTGAGGACTGCAGCTATGTACAGATCCCCATCGTCATGGTGACAGCGCTCAGAAAAGATATCAGAGACGTGTTTGAATCCATTGCCGCAGCATTTGACAGATTTCTGGATACCGGAGATTACCATAGAAGAAGGGCCGTTGGGGCCAAGAGTATCTCTGCAACAGAAGGGCTTGTAAAGAAATGGATCGAACTCTATCATGTCGGACTCATCATCGTAGATGAAGTGCAGTTCCTTGATTTCTCGCCAAAAAAGAAGAACATTGAGGACATTGTAAGTATCACACAGGCAACCGGGGTGCAGTTCGGACTCATTGGTAACGATGACGGATATAGAGCAGTACTGGAATATGACAGGCTTAACAGGCGCGTAGCAAAAAACATTATCAATGCAGACGAGGTTACGAAGAATAATGTACGTTTGTTTGAGAATGCAATCAAGACACTTTGGAGATATCAGTTCGGGAACGTGGAAAGTCCGTTCACAACAGAAATTGAGGAACTTCTCATGTACCATTCATCCAGGAATATAGCACTCCTGAAATACATCGTGATTACTATACAGACGAAGGATGTAATCGAGAAGCGCATGGAGCCGATTGATGTGCCATTCATCGAGAAAACGATTGGGAGGGACATGGAGACACTCCGAAAACTGCTTGCTGATCCTGATGATCCGGAAGATGCACAGTATCACGAGTATATTACAAAGCTCTATGCAAGGCAGGCTAAAGAGGTCGCTGCGGAAAATGACGAAGAAAAAGGAAGGCTGTTCGATATGATGGCAGCGGGCGAACTGACCAGGAAAAGAGAAGCGGTCCGCAGCAGAGCTTTCCAGTCAATCAGCGACACTTCAAATTATACTGAAACGCAGATTAACCGCGCAATCAGACAGGCAATCGATAAGGAACCGGATATCCTGGATCACCCTTCGAAGTTTCTTGCACAGAAGGCTATGGAAATATTGAAAAAGGCAAACGCAAAGGTGAAACGTAAAAATACCGCCACAGCTAATCAGGCGAAGAAAGGGAAAAGCGATGCCGCTACGATCGACAGAGAGACAAGCCAGGGGCTTACAGCTTTGAAAAAAGCTATGAATGAGTAG
- a CDS encoding transposase, translated as MEELKNNETSEKKETIEPLEVITLEGDENQVAEEKMDSPVIRRGDIYSFEDQEWRVFDVRPTGVNLINLKNNKLKLIDTKEFIAAVENNEYKKVEEKAGLSFAISHEESEMIMQRAEVMEAIFREEYPIKCRLQVNHDADAILLNISRRHLRTLFYDYLRSGRNKFSLIDHRKGNYRKRVPHSKDYENPKNGVDEILKYGLKMFVKYGKPGMAYDAVLRRYFREPVEAPDGSSVKMVTLPEEERSVSYKMLYNYIRKHTEDYSCKGKDERDKQNNDRQLVGNSKTGVYELGQIVEADEMELGCYVVDQNDGETVLGKAVVYCMVEVLSGICIGAYVSLENNSMRGFQQVFLSLLEPHKNQTKGYNIDYDEEDWPSMIVPNEIRCDRGSEYMSKAYSKAMGELGIRNTPVPPGCGSLKGVVESFNGLVQTYLKAQLKNNGYIEDKYRGGDLAKGAACLTLEEIRGLVYQSVILYNRRVFEGLIDKKYVDNNVSPTPKGIFAYEKAHGRAGDPTNVNDATRPAYLFAMLAKEEEKRKFTWNRRKGIVYTFYKTELRFYSQEPWFLDILKDEPHPEDIEVRYNVDDIRNVYIRYKKEIHRVPLAEKIEQQYTYADLTWDEYDECIRKKRDSKVMKEAKQVYLDTKLNLQDTVEKQAEMAKALNPKKKKKYGKAHPEDKTAKKQEMRKDPDEITKRSYSSIDPEPEKETLTKQQEELAAIEHLRIPDEMRTMGDRKLSREEEINRILALIEDEV; from the coding sequence ATGGAAGAATTAAAAAATAACGAAACATCCGAAAAGAAAGAGACAATAGAACCGCTGGAAGTTATCACTCTTGAAGGCGATGAAAATCAGGTAGCTGAAGAAAAAATGGATTCACCTGTTATCAGAAGAGGTGATATTTACAGTTTCGAAGACCAGGAATGGAGAGTTTTCGATGTGAGACCTACTGGGGTTAATTTAATCAATCTTAAAAATAATAAATTAAAGCTGATTGATACCAAAGAATTTATTGCAGCAGTAGAAAACAATGAGTATAAGAAGGTTGAAGAAAAAGCGGGATTATCATTTGCAATTTCACATGAAGAATCAGAGATGATTATGCAACGAGCAGAAGTAATGGAAGCTATTTTCAGAGAGGAATATCCTATCAAATGTCGTTTGCAGGTAAACCATGATGCAGATGCAATACTTCTTAATATTTCAAGAAGGCATTTGAGAACTTTGTTTTATGATTATCTTCGTTCCGGCCGCAATAAATTCAGTCTTATTGACCATCGCAAAGGTAATTATAGAAAAAGAGTACCCCATTCGAAAGACTACGAGAATCCAAAGAATGGCGTTGACGAAATCCTCAAATACGGTCTTAAGATGTTCGTAAAGTATGGGAAACCGGGAATGGCATATGACGCAGTTCTGCGCCGGTATTTTCGCGAACCGGTCGAGGCACCAGATGGTTCTTCTGTCAAGATGGTAACACTTCCAGAAGAGGAAAGATCAGTATCATACAAGATGCTCTACAACTATATCAGAAAGCATACAGAAGACTATTCCTGCAAGGGAAAAGATGAGAGAGACAAACAGAACAATGACAGACAGTTGGTTGGAAACAGCAAAACCGGAGTCTATGAATTGGGACAGATTGTTGAAGCAGATGAGATGGAGCTTGGCTGTTATGTAGTCGACCAGAATGATGGAGAAACTGTTCTTGGAAAAGCTGTCGTATACTGTATGGTCGAAGTATTGAGCGGAATCTGCATCGGTGCATATGTAAGTCTTGAAAATAACAGCATGCGTGGCTTTCAGCAGGTGTTTCTGTCACTCCTGGAACCGCATAAGAACCAGACGAAAGGCTATAACATTGACTATGATGAGGAAGACTGGCCGTCCATGATCGTACCAAACGAGATTCGTTGTGACCGAGGCTCAGAGTATATGTCCAAGGCATATAGCAAAGCGATGGGGGAACTTGGCATCCGTAATACTCCGGTTCCACCCGGATGCGGTTCCTTAAAGGGGGTTGTCGAATCCTTCAACGGACTGGTTCAGACCTATTTAAAAGCACAGTTAAAGAATAACGGATATATAGAAGACAAATACCGTGGCGGTGACCTGGCGAAAGGGGCTGCATGTCTGACACTGGAAGAAATAAGAGGACTGGTCTACCAATCAGTGATTCTGTATAACCGCCGTGTTTTTGAGGGACTCATTGATAAGAAGTATGTGGATAACAATGTATCGCCAACACCGAAAGGGATTTTTGCATACGAAAAAGCTCATGGCAGAGCAGGAGATCCAACCAATGTAAATGATGCAACAAGACCAGCCTATCTGTTTGCAATGCTGGCAAAGGAAGAAGAAAAAAGAAAATTTACATGGAACCGCAGGAAAGGTATCGTGTACACCTTCTATAAGACGGAACTGCGTTTTTATTCGCAGGAACCATGGTTCTTGGATATTTTAAAAGATGAACCACATCCGGAAGATATTGAGGTCAGATACAATGTGGACGATATCAGGAATGTCTATATCAGATATAAGAAAGAGATCCACAGAGTACCTCTTGCGGAAAAAATTGAACAGCAGTATACATACGCAGACTTAACCTGGGACGAATACGACGAGTGTATCCGTAAAAAGAGGGACTCAAAAGTAATGAAAGAAGCAAAACAGGTATATCTGGACACGAAACTGAATTTGCAGGATACGGTAGAGAAACAGGCAGAAATGGCAAAAGCCCTGAATCCAAAGAAGAAGAAAAAATACGGCAAAGCGCATCCGGAGGATAAAACAGCCAAGAAACAGGAAATGAGAAAAGATCCAGATGAAATTACGAAACGTTCTTATAGTTCCATTGATCCGGAACCTGAGAAAGAAACATTAACAAAGCAGCAGGAAGAACTGGCAGCGATTGAGCATTTGAGAATCCCAGATGAAATGAGGACGATGGGAGACAGAAAACTCAGCCGAGAAGAGGAAATCAATCGTATCTTGGCACTGATAGAAGACGAAGTATAA
- a CDS encoding Eco57I restriction-modification methylase domain-containing protein, producing the protein MSKKLFDFCIGNPPYQQESNGANDNSTPIYHNFLEAAFSISKKVEMIHPARFLFNAGGTPKAWNEKMLNDEHFKVLRYEEDATKVFANTDIKGGVAITYRDCDTIYKAIGVFTKYPELNSIRQKVWEKTTDSLCTVITNRGIYRYSDMVYKVHPEEMKKTADRRIAPSCFERMPTLFTEEKPIDDKEYIQILGVNKSNRFYKWFRKDFVKDVDNLKKYKVLVPKASGSGAFGETLSNPLVVGPMVGFTETFISIGACDNEQDANATLRYVKTKFLRTLLSILKVTQNNAKPTWAYVPIQDFTSKSDIDWSKSIHDIDLQLYRKYGLSAEEVAFIETNVKEME; encoded by the coding sequence ATGAGTAAAAAATTATTTGATTTTTGCATTGGAAATCCACCTTATCAGCAAGAATCTAATGGAGCTAACGATAATAGTACCCCTATTTATCACAATTTCTTAGAAGCTGCATTTTCGATTAGTAAGAAAGTTGAAATGATTCATCCGGCTAGATTCTTGTTTAATGCCGGTGGAACGCCAAAAGCATGGAACGAAAAAATGTTAAATGACGAGCATTTTAAAGTATTACGTTATGAGGAGGATGCTACGAAAGTTTTTGCCAATACGGATATCAAGGGTGGTGTCGCAATAACTTATCGCGATTGTGATACTATTTATAAAGCAATTGGTGTATTTACAAAATACCCTGAATTAAATTCTATTAGACAAAAAGTGTGGGAGAAAACAACAGACAGCTTATGTACGGTAATAACAAATCGTGGAATTTATCGTTATTCAGATATGGTATACAAAGTTCATCCAGAGGAAATGAAAAAAACAGCTGATAGACGAATTGCTCCGAGTTGTTTCGAGCGTATGCCAACCTTATTTACAGAAGAAAAACCTATAGATGATAAAGAATATATACAAATTCTAGGGGTGAATAAAAGTAACCGTTTTTATAAGTGGTTTAGAAAAGATTTTGTGAAAGATGTAGATAATTTGAAAAAATATAAAGTTTTGGTACCAAAAGCGAGTGGTTCGGGGGCATTTGGGGAAACGTTAAGTAATCCGTTAGTAGTAGGCCCGATGGTTGGATTTACAGAAACTTTTATTTCGATAGGAGCTTGCGATAATGAGCAGGATGCTAACGCGACATTGAGGTATGTTAAAACTAAATTTTTACGTACTTTGCTTTCAATTTTAAAGGTTACACAAAATAATGCAAAACCAACATGGGCATATGTTCCTATCCAGGACTTTACATCTAAGTCTGATATCGACTGGTCTAAATCTATTCATGACATTGATTTACAGCTTTATAGAAAGTATGGGTTAAGCGCTGAAGAAGTTGCATTTATCGAAACTAATGTAAAGGAGATGGAATAA
- a CDS encoding TnsA endonuclease N-terminal domain-containing protein produces the protein MKSHKRKIEEGRCQGYGKDYTPFILVREYKGRGTASVIWDPFEERLIHCLSQTEVAVYETIRWQDNVEHIREQYLLDTDRMNAIAEELGMKKAPWWTTDFLVDYDDGSKTAFSVKYDRSAFDPNKRTYRGKESRLHNLVMRQRAEQIYWESQKVRFKLVTNEDINQVLVWNVKSVMSYYESFKVISKEQKLKYLIAHKYVYIPMDKQILDFHEIVERAGFDIDELYKRVLVARDLHEEITERREHNGRIKK, from the coding sequence TTGAAATCACATAAACGAAAAATCGAAGAAGGACGTTGTCAGGGATACGGAAAAGACTATACCCCATTTATTCTGGTCAGAGAATATAAGGGGCGGGGTACAGCATCAGTCATCTGGGATCCCTTTGAAGAAAGATTGATCCACTGCCTGTCGCAGACAGAAGTTGCGGTGTATGAAACAATCCGCTGGCAGGACAATGTGGAACATATCCGCGAACAATATCTTTTAGATACAGATAGGATGAATGCCATTGCAGAAGAACTTGGGATGAAGAAAGCTCCATGGTGGACCACGGATTTTCTGGTAGATTACGATGATGGAAGCAAGACGGCGTTCTCAGTCAAATACGACAGAAGCGCATTTGATCCGAATAAACGTACCTACCGTGGAAAAGAATCAAGGCTGCACAATCTGGTAATGCGTCAGAGAGCAGAACAGATCTATTGGGAATCTCAGAAAGTGAGGTTTAAGCTGGTAACGAACGAAGATATTAATCAGGTGCTTGTGTGGAATGTAAAAAGCGTCATGAGCTATTACGAATCATTTAAGGTGATCAGCAAAGAACAGAAACTGAAATATCTGATTGCACATAAATATGTATATATTCCGATGGATAAACAGATTTTGGATTTCCATGAGATTGTAGAGCGTGCTGGTTTCGACATTGATGAGCTGTATAAGCGAGTATTAGTGGCACGTGACCTTCATGAAGAAATTACAGAAAGGAGAGAACATAATGGAAGAATTAAAAAATAA